The DNA window CGACGCCGCCCTCAGACAGCAGCATCGCGTGCGTGAAGCCCTCCGGGATCTCCTCGACGTGATGGGTGATGAGCACGATCGCCGGAGAGTCGGGGTCGGCCGCGAGCTGAGACAACCGGGCGACGAGTTCTTCGCGGCCGCCGAGGTCGAGACCGGCAGCCGGCTCGTCGAGCAGCAGCAGCTCCGGGTCCGTCATCAGGGCCCGCGCGATCAGGACACGTTTGCGTTCCCCCTCGGACAGGGTGCCGAAGGTCCGGTCGGCGAGATGCTCGGCACCCATCGACTCGAGCGACTCCACGGCCTGTGCCCGGTCGGTGTCGTCATAGGCCTCCCGCCACCGCCCGAGCACCGCATAGCCGGCCGAGACCACCACGTCGCTCACCACCTCGTCGGCCGGGATGCGGTCGGCGAGGCCGGGGCCGGTGGCGCCGATACGAGTCGACAGCTCACGCACCTCGACCCGGCCGAGTTCCTCGTTGAGGATGAACGCGGTGCCCGACGACGGGTGGAGTTCGGCACCCGCGAGACGCAGCAGCGACGTCTTGCCCGCCCCGTTGGGGCCGATGATCACCCACCGTTCGTCGAGCTCCACCTGCCAGGAGATGGGGCCGACGAGGGTATTGCCGCCACGCACCAGGGTGACGTCGCGAAAGTCGATCAACAGGTCGGGATCGGATTCGGTCACTCCCCCATCCTGCCCCACAACGGGGCGCGGAATCGACGCGAAACGCGACTTCGGGTGGCCGTGTCGGAGCGGTCCGAGGGAATAGACACGGGTCGTTCCGCCTTGTTCTTGAGCGTGACGTCCCCATCTGTACCGCTCTCCATACTCGACCTCGCACACATCGGCTCCGGCGAGACCGCCGCGCAAAGCTTTGCTGCCAGTGTGGATCTCGCGCAGCGCGCGGAGACCTGGGGGTACCACCGCATCTGGTATGCCGAACACCACAACATGTCGAGCATCGCCTCGGCGGCCCCTGCCGTTCTCATCGCGC is part of the Gordonia bronchialis DSM 43247 genome and encodes:
- a CDS encoding ABC transporter ATP-binding protein translates to MTESDPDLLIDFRDVTLVRGGNTLVGPISWQVELDERWVIIGPNGAGKTSLLRLAGAELHPSSGTAFILNEELGRVEVRELSTRIGATGPGLADRIPADEVVSDVVVSAGYAVLGRWREAYDDTDRAQAVESLESMGAEHLADRTFGTLSEGERKRVLIARALMTDPELLLLDEPAAGLDLGGREELVARLSQLAADPDSPAIVLITHHVEEIPEGFTHAMLLSEGGVVEQGLLDDVLNEKNLSLAFHQQIALDKVDGRYFARRKRRAGGHRRRSAG